GGATACCGAGTCAAGCAATTCTGGTTCCCAGATGGATAAGAACGCGAAAAGAAGTTCATTTACGTGGAAGGTGGAGAACTTCCTATCTTTTAAGGAAATAATGGAGACCCGAAAAATCTTTAGCAAATTCTTTCAAGCTGGGGGATGTGAGCTTCGAATTGGTAAGCATCAGTCGCACATTTTCTTCACTAGAAGGGTGTTTCAGTTGTTTGCATTTCTTAATCTTACtgacagttttttttttccttgatgCAGGTGTCTATGAGTCCTTTGACACTATATGCATTTATTTGGAGAGTGACCAGTCAGTTGGTAGTGATCTGGATAAAAACTTCTGGGTGAGATACAGGATGGCTGTTGTGAATCAAAAGAACCCTGCCAAAACTGTGTGGAAGGAGTCTTCTATATGTACAAAGACTTGGAACAATTCTGTTTTGCAATTCATGAAGGTGTCAGATATGTTGGAAGCAGATGCAGGGTTTCTTGTTCGTGATactgttgtttttgtttgtgaaaTATTAGACTGCTGTCCTTGGTTTGAGTTTTCAGACCTAGAGGTTTGTGTTTACAGGCCTTTTGCATTTATACACTGCCTGCTAATGATTATTGACTTGGTCCCTTTTAAACTTTACTACTTTAGCATGCTAAATGGCATTCTGTCTGATGTTgaagtttcttcattcttgAATGCTGACCAATCTTGAGCTTGAGATAAggttttttgaattttctggGCAGTTATGTGTggttctttcatttttaattgatttcttAGCTAACATGGTTTCGGATACATTCAAAGAGTTACATGGGATGTTTGATGTAAGTATGTTTACTTCACTCCAATTGTTTTGTACAAAAATGTAGTTGAGGATAAGGTACAAGTATGTTTGTCACCTTGTCATGTCTCTGCCTTGAGCtgtaatatttcaattttacttGGAGCAGTTAAGTTATACGTCCTTTGGCTCATTATTGGAGGAACGTAATTTGACTAAAACCAgagttatattttttttcatccttCCACTATTTTATGGTGTTTGCCTATGCCTGTATTGATGTGTATTTTTCTGTCAGGTGTTCGCCTCAGAGGACGATCAGGATGCATTAACAACAGATCCTGATGAGCTCATTGATTCTGAAGATAGTGAAGGAATAGGtggtgatgaagaagataTCTTCAGAAACCTGCTTTCTAGAGCTGGATTTCACCTCACATATGGAGATAATCCTTCACAGCCACAGGTCACTTTACGAGAAAAGCTGCTGATGGACGCTGGCGCCATTGCTGGTTTTCTGACTGGACTCCGTGTTTATCTCGATGACCCTGCTAAAGTAAAGCGCTTGCTACTTCCAACCAAGCTGTCTGGTAGCAGTGATGGAATGAAAGTCATAAAGAATGATGAATCTTCCCCTAGTTTGATGAATTTGTTAATGGGAGTCAAAGTTCTGCAGCAGGCTATTATTGATTTACTTTTGGACATTATGGTTGAGTGTTGCCAACCTACAGAAGCGAGTTCTAATGGTGATTTGTCTGATACAAACTTAAAGTCTCCAGATGGAAGTGGAGCTGCTAGTCCTTTGCAATCGGATAGAGAAAATGGAGCTGCAGAATCTGTGCATTGTCCTGTATATGAGAGATTGGATACCAGTGTTGATGAAACTAGCAGTAGTGCTTCGGCTGTTCAAAGCTCTGACATGAATGGGACTGGTATACCTGGAAAACCTCATCCTGGGCATCCAATTTCTCCCCCCGAAACATCTGCCGGGGGTTCAGAGAATGTGTCTCTTCGTTCTAAGGTACAATACTTTGTTCCTCaagtattttaaatattttgctTAAGTGATAGTACTGACTGTttgaacaaattgaaaattagaCCAAGTGGCCAGAGCAATCTGAAGAGCTCTTAGGATTGATTGTAAATTCACTAAGAGCTCTTGATGGAGCTGTTCCACAAGGCTGCCCTGAACCAAGACGTAGACCTCAGTCTGCACAGAAGATTTCTCTTGTACTGGATAAAGCTCCTAAGCATTTGCAGCCCGATCTAGTTGCTTTGGTGCCTAAGTTGGTGGAGCACTCAGAGCATCCACTTGCTGCTTTTGCACTTATAGAACGACTTCAAAAGCCAGATGCAGAGCCTGCATTGCGGACACCTGTAAGATTTCCTCAGAAGGCGCATCCATTTATTCATTTACTTATTGTTTTCCCAAGATTAATATCCTTTTCCTGGATGGGTTAaatatctatttaaaaaaGCATTTTTGGAATATGTCTTCTGGAAAACAGTATGGCAAGTCTGTGCACGTTTGCACAACTTAGTCTCTCACTACATTATTCTTCTTTAAGTTATATTATCTTGCTTCCCAGGTTTTTGGTGCTCTTAGTCAACTGGACTGTGGCAGTGAAGTTTGGGAACGAGTTTTATCTCAATCTCTCGAGTTTTTGTCAGATTCAAATGATGAGCCGCTTGCTGCAACTAtagattttatatttaaagcTGCATCCCAGTGCCAACACCTCCCTGAAGCGGTATGCATATAACTTATTCTGAATATTGGAAGTACTTTATTATATTATTCCTAgtagaataaaaataaataaatgaccCCCTTATATTATTTTACTCTAGTTTTGACGTGCTTTTCTCAAAGCATATTTAATCTTCTTTGTTCACCATTGTAGGTCAGATCTGTTCGTGTTAGGCTAAAGAATTTGGGTGTCGATGTTTCTCCTTGTGTTCTTGAATTTTTGAGTAGAACTGTAAATAGCTGGGGAGATGTTGCTGAAACCATACTTAGAGATATTGATTGTGATGATGATATGGGCGACAGTTGCTCGACATTGCATTCTGgtcttttcttgtttggtgAACATGGACCTAGTTCTGAACGGTTTCATTCGGTGGATGAGCAGGCTTTCCGTGCTAGTCGTCATTTTTCTGACATTTACATCTTGGTTGAGATGTTATCTATACCTTGTCTTGCTGTTGAAGCCTCTCAAACATTTGAGAGAGCTGTAGCTCGTGGTGCCATTGTGGCTCATTCTGTGGCCATGGTTTTAGAAAGGCGCCTTGCTCAAGGATTGAATCTTGATGCTAGATTTGTTGCAGATAATTTCCAGCAGCCAGATGCTGTAGTGGAGGGAGAAGCCAATGAACAGCTGAGAGTCCAACGGGACGATTTTACTTCAGTTCTTGGCCTTGCTGAGACATTGGCCCTTTCTAGAGATCTTTGTGTTAAGGGATTTGTGAAGATGCTGTatacattattatttaaatggtATGCTGACGAGTCTTATCGAGGGCGAATGCTAAAGAGACTTGTTGACCGAGCTACTAGCACGACAGATAGTAGCCGTGAAGTTGACCTAGATTTAGATATATTGGTGACTTTGGCTTCTGAGGAGCAAGAAATTATTAGACCAGTTTTGAGTATGATGCGGGAGGTTGCTGAACTTGCAAATGTTGATCGGGCTGCTCTTTGGCACCAGTTATGTGCCAGTGAAGATGAAATTATTCGCATGCGTGAAGAAAGGAAAGCAGAAAATGCTAATATGGTTAGGGAAAAAGCTGTTATATCGCAAAAACTGAGTGAATCTGAGGCTACTATCAATCGTCTTAAGGTACTTGTTGTCTTAACTGGTGATATGGCTAGGATTATCGCATCTTGTTTATTCTTTTCGGGGAATATTAGAATTGATGCATGTCATGATGTGGCAGTCTGAAATGAAGGCTGATATTGACCGCTTTGCTCGTGAAAAGAAGGAACTTTCCGAACAAATACAGGAAGTTGAGAGTCAGCTTGAGTGGCATCGCTCCGAGCGGGACGATGAAATCAGAAAGCTCACTACAGATAGGAAAGTGCTTCAGGATCGTCTTCATGATGCAGAGTCACAAATCTCTCAGTTGAAGTCCCGAAAACGTGATGAATTGAAGGTATAAATTGCTTTTCTTTCGTGTCATCTCTGATGACCTCACAGCCTTTTTACATAGTATGGTGTTCTTATGTAATTGATATTTTTCTCTAAAAagtcttttcttcttgttttcatcTCTGGTCCTTTGATGCACCAGCAATCAGCTTTTAGGTTTTAATGTTAggcttattttttattattattacttgtGTTCGAGTTTTGTATGCGTTCCATTTGAGGTTTAACTTTTGAGTCTTGACATCTTGTTATGAATTGTGATTTTGGATCCTTCACTAGTGGGTTCTTCTTGCTATTTCTGGATCATGTTTTGGCAATGAATTTGATAAGTATGTACTCTATGGATCTGCATGTTTAAATAATGTTAGTGACCATGCctatttaatgaattttttttatataaaaaaatctttatgatacaaatttttttgtttgatttttgtgtCTTGCTTTTGTGTCAAGCCATGCCTTTCTCTTAACTACAATTGATGAATGTGACAGAAAGTGGTGAAGGAGAAAAATGCTCTTGCCGAAAGGTTGAAGAGCGCTGAAGCTGCCCGTAAAAGATTTGACGAAGAACTTAAACGGTATGCCACAGAGAATGTTACCCGAGAGGAAATTCGGCAGTCTCTTGAGGATGAAGTAAGGCAGTTGACACAAACAGTGGGACAAACGGAAGGAGAGAAACGGGAGAAGGAAGAGCAAGTTGCTCGGTGTGAAGCCTATATCGATGGGATGGAATCAAAATTGCAGGCCTGCCAGGTTTTTGCCTCAATATAGCCAATGCTTTTCCCCCCTTTCTTTCTCATGTTCACCATTATCTTCCTCTTTGTCTTCTAATGATCTGTTTTATCACCAGATGCAGCTAGTTGTGGTGCTTACTGAATTAAgcttcatattttgatttaccATAAGAATATCAGAATGTGGTTCGATTGATGCGACCTTATCTCTTGCAGCAATATATTCACACCCTCGAGGCTTCACTTCAGGAAGAAATGTCCCGGCATGCTCCTCTCTATGGGGCTGGTTTGGAAGCTCTATCAATGAAGGAGTTGGAGACGCTGTCACGCATTCATGAAGAAGGGCTCAGGCAGATCCATACCCTTCAGCAGCAGCGTAAAAGCAGTCCAGCTGGCAGTCCTCTCGTGAGCCCTCATGCCCTCCAACACAATCATGGGTTATATCCTGCGACACCACCCCAAATGGCCGTCGGATTGCCTCCTTCACTCATCCCAAATGGTGTTGGGATCCATAGCAATGGGCATGTGAATGGTGCTGTTGGACCCTGGTTCAACCATTCTTAGATCCTGGGGTCATAGCTCTCTCTGTGCCGATGCAGGCATTTGTTCGCCCAATCGAGTTGGGTGAAATTGCTATTTTTTTGAGTTACTGATTGGCATTTTGGCTGTTTGAGCTGTTGGAACCGAGTGGgataggaaaaaagaaaaagaaaaaggaataagaTGATGAAAGATGCAAGGCGTAGGTAGGCTATGAGGGAGTCCAATAGAACTAACAGTTGCAAATGCCAATACTCATTTGCcccccttcttttttctttttattttttcccttaAAAGTTAATTATAggctttttgaaattttttgttaatcatgtgttcaatttattttttgaaccTTATCTCTTTACTTCTCTCAACTTCTTTGATCTCCACTTAAATTTATGGTCTTTCAAGGGTGAGGCAGTTTATCTGTTTTGTCATTGAGGCAGACCAACTAGCCCGAAGGGAAATCAATCACTCGATGCCCTCGATTAAACATCTGGGCGGCACATTTTATGTCATTTGTGTCTCGCTTTCCTCATGTACAGTTTAGCCCTAGAAGAGGCAAGGGAACACAAACTACAGTCCTGTATGGGGAGTCAACGGCTAGGTTATGACTCAGCCGGATAATGATTATCACAAGACGGGATCGGTTATCTTTGACTAAACCGCTAGCGTACCGTGAGGGTTAGGAAACAGACAGAATTTACTTTggaacccaaaagaaaaaaaaagaagaaaatggagcCAACTTTGCCACACTGATcgaaaggaaaacaaaatttttacaTGCAACCTCAAGCCCCTTTAAaagtgcacaatatcaatttGTACAGTTGAACCGCGTGGATTTGTTGTTGACATGACACACCCATCTTAATTACGTGATAGGAAAATATGTGTGTAATTTGCTTCATGCATATCATAATTTTGTTTACACCTCACTATCAATCAAATATACAGATACATATAACTATTTTCCGCAGAAAGTCAATGGTCCATGTCAAAATGCATTACCGTAAATTTCGTTAttgtataatattattatgttAAATTACAGGTGaaaatagatatatatatattaaacaaaagaaacactCCATCCATAAGCTTTGCTATTTCATCGCATGcatctagagagagagagagagagagagagagagagagagagagagagaggactaAAATTTGTGACATAATTTGGTGACGTGTGTCAGTGATTTGCAGGTGGGTTTCCATGGCaagaagagggaagagggGAGGGATCCAAGAAGGTAGGAAATTATGTGGAAATAAAAGAGGTCTATCTATGATCAAGTTGTGGGAGaagaaataatcaaaataaaacgTGGCCTGATAAATCTCATTTGACTTCTCTGCGTGTCCCTCTCGCACTaggaaaattatattttttgtatgATTTGTCTTCGAGCTCATCTCTTCTCcacacacaaacaaataaactTGCCAACCTATTTAAGCTAATCCCACCCCTCATTTCACAATCACCCAAAATAGTTATCGCCAGCCAGGACCCagcaattctctctctctctctctctctctctctctctctctctctctctctctctctctctctcgcatatatatttattgagagattaattaatttgttgcTCATAAGCTAAACCTCATTTGTTTGTCAAGAGAGAGAACTGAGATTCTCTccattcctctctctctctctctctctctctctggcatTGCTGGGCAAATTGGCATGCGCTAAGCTTCTTCCACTACTAGCCACCACATTACCTGTGTAAGCTGCTGTTACCTCACCTGAACATTTTAGCTTTTGCTGCTTCTTTAAAATGAATGCAATTTTACAACCAAAACCCATTGCAAGTCAAATTAGCTACTTgatcatatatgtatatctgGAACTTGGATATACAAATATGATGATCAGATAATCTcactttaaatttttttggaaattgTCTCACTTTTGCCCCGAAATTGTTGCATTAATTGTAGAAAACGTGTTTGTAGTTGCTCTAAgaattatttgaccatatctaTATCCATCCATTTAAGCATGTGTTTGAGTTGTTTTGCCAAAATTTGCGGTCagcaatatatatttaagtttgttttacaatattttacagCCACAAATCCATTTTTGGGATATTTTGACTCATTATTCTTGCCTCATGTTTTGAccttatttctctctctctctctctctctctctctctctctctctctctctctctggtgCATGTGCAGCATGAAGAAAATTTGTTGGCCTTACTTTGATCCTGAATTTGATAATCTCCCAGAGAGGATATATGGCCCTACGTAAGTGATCGAAATTTCCAATTCTATTGAACCCTGCTTTTGATTCACCTTCGGCAGTCTCATGAGCCCTGGAGTAAGATTTCTGATTTAGCTTAATTGATTTGCAGGTGTAGAGTATGCATTGACAACGAAACCTGGGAAGATTGCACAATAGTAAAGGtttgtaaattaattataaataaattagttaattaatccAGCTATGATGAAGGTCATGATAGTATATGATGTGGTGCAGGTGGATAGCGTGAACAAGCAAGGGCTTCTCCTCGAAGTGGTGCAAGTATTGACAGACGTGAACCTCACCATCACTAAAAGTTACATTTCTTCTGATGCAGGATGGTTCATGGATggtaaatatatatttctatgATTCAATTAATCcaattacttttatttaataaaataatcaatattTTATGACCAATAATAATTTGTGCGCTTGCTTTGTTTGCAGTGTTCCATGTGAAAGATGAACACGGCAACAAACTTACAGACCAGAAAGTCATTAACTATATCCAGAAGGTGATTATCTATAATTAGGTTTCTTCATGATCAATGAGTttagttaattaatattattgaCTTTTGTCGAGAGGCCTTGATAAATGATTTTGCATATATATCATCACAATGTCAACTACAGTAACACGCTTAATTAACTCTGACCTAATGATGCAGGCCTTAAGTACAAGCACAGGCACCCCGGACTCAGCCAAGGCCTATACAAATAACAACCCTACTTTATTCTCACCCACAAACCCTACCGACCACACCACCATCGAAATGACCGGAACAGACCGGCCCGGTCTGTTCTCCGAGATCTCCGCTGCCCTAGCTGACCTCCATTGCAACATAGTAGAAGCCCATGCATGGAGCCATAACGCCCGCCTTGCCTGTGTAGCTCAAATCTCCGACCAATCAACCGACCACAACCCGCGCCGCCTCGCAACCATCGAGGACCACCTCATCACCGTCCTCCGTGCCACAACCGCCCTCAGCCCGTGCGGGAAGGAACCCAATAATGGCCAACAAGAAGTAAAGACCATAGGGCTCTTGGGATCAGGAGATCATAATTATGTTCATCAAGGAACCATGAGCACCAATGTAGAGAGGAGGTTGCACCAGCTCATGCTTTCTGTCAGGGACTTTGATGGGCCCAATGATGGGCACGAAAGCTCGCCTAGGACGCCGTTGGGGTTGTACAGTGAGGGGGAGGGGAGGAAGACGGTGGTTTGGATTGAGAGCTGTGAGGAAAAGGGGTATTCTATGGTGAGTATTGAGTGTAAGGATCGGCGGAGGCTCATGTTTGATACTGTGTGCACTCTCACTGACATGCAGTATGTGATCTTCCATGCTTCTGCAAGTGGCCAAGACGGTTATGCCTTTCAGGTACATATTCATATGTTCCTGGTCATTCACGATGTCTCTTATTTTGTACCATATTTACTGATCACATTGTCGTTCGGTATTAAATCTTTAGTAGACTCTCTCTAGTAATTAATAGATGTACAGTCtgacttattttatttaagcGGTAAATAAGTGAATCtcattttgatcattttgagAAACGATGAACAAGGTGACTAAATTGGATATGGGGGACTATATTAACTAATGTTGTTTTCATAGGAGTATTTTATCCGACATATCGACGGGGATGCCTTGTGTACTCAAAGCGAGAAAGAAAGAGTTATAAAATGCTTAGAGGCTGCTATAGAGCGTCGGGTTTCTGAGGTGAGTATTGTCTATTTTTACGAGATAAAAGATATGATCTACAAATTAATGTGATATAAGTAATAGAATAATAATTATAAGCAACaacattaatttattctatgtatatatatattttgacaGGGGATTAGGCTAGAACTGTGTGCAGATGATAGGATAGGGTTACTCTCTGATATAACTAGGGTTCTACGAGAGAATGGGCTTGTCGTTGTTCGAGCAGATGTAGCAACTCAAGGAGAAAAGTCCATAAACGCCTTCTACGTGAGAGACATTTCAGGAAATGAAGTTGTAGACATGGACATTGTTGAGTCGATGAAAAGGGAATTAATGGGTTCAAATCCAATATACGTTCAAGTCAAGAATGACACACGGATCAGACCAAGCTCACCTGAAAGGTCGTCTCCTCTCTCTAATTTTGGAGACATGCTGAAATCTCAACTTGAGCGTTTGTCTAACAATTTTGCTAAGATCAAGTAGTGGTATAGTACTATATGAACGtgtataaattaaaatgattttttttttttttgaattcaTGTACATACGTAGACAATAGGCAATTTAATTCTAGGGCTGTACATGCAGAGATATCGAACCGTATTATTTCTAGGGttgtaaataataattttaaggATTGAAGGAGATCAATTGTGTAAATGCCATTTACCAGTGACTTATAAGCTAGGAATATTACTTGGATGATTTTGTACATAAATGTTAAGCACAcattgttttttcctttttttttttctttatcaatAAGTAGAAATTGTATATATGGGAAACAATGTTTGTGTCAGGTGTTCTTAAAGTGCATGTAGTTTTGGCTTCAACCTATTACACGTAAATACATATTGTAATGAACAAAACTATTTATACTACCTTTACTGACTGTATTGTTAatcatgtttttttctttttcttcttccaaataTGTAATCTATGTAATCTATGTGAGAGATCTAGTCAGCAATATAATCAGTAGAGATGTAATATATAATGTTTTTTAAGTACACcatatataaatgaaataaaacaaTCTAGGCAAATCTAAGGTTAATTCTCCTAAGCCACACAGAGTGCAATATCATATGAAACACATCAAACCTCTTAGCCGGCTGGTTCAACTCAAAATGCCTCCTCACAACCCTCAAATTCTCCACAAGCCACCTATACTTCTCCTCCGGCACCGCCATCAAAACCTCCTTCAACCTCCAAATCTCAGAGACCTCAACCCTAACAGAAAACGCCTCCCACCTCAGCACATCACTAAACGGCAGCGCATAGTGCTCAGACAAAATCACAGGCACACATTCTGCATAAATGGCCTCCACAATTCTTGGGCTCGCCACCTCATGCCCGCTAGGGCACAGACAAAACCTGGACTTGAGCATCATGGAGGCGTAGTCTTCGCCTTCTGGGAGGTATTCGTAGACCCGAAGGTCTTCGTCGCGGGTTTTCCAGTGGGCCAGGAGAATGGGCCTTATTGGGCCATGGAGCCCACCGGCGAAGAACCCCAGGTAGGGACGTGGGATTTGGGGTGGCGGGGGTGAGATGAGTTTGGAGGGGACGTTGCCGCCGTAGAGGTAGATTTCAGGGAGAGAAACGTCTTTTTGAGGGTTGAAGCCTTCGGAGGTGTTGGCATTGCAGAGGACTCGGATTGATGTGTTGTAGAGAAATTGGTTGCCAGCAGATGCATGTGGAGCctgaaataattgaaaattctATTACAATTcgaaggaaggaaaaaaaagaaagaagtttgCTTAAACGTTTCATAGTCTTGAAATTCATATCCCTCCCCACATGCAAGTCTTTTGAACTTCAATGTTGTTCAACTTGATTTTCAATcgtatcaaatcaaaattgaattttgaaacttTCAACTGTCACCTACCAAATTGGctggaaattaaattttttagttaTTGTTCAATCAAGGAGGGAGGAATTTTAAGTATTGAGACATTCGAACATTACCAACAAAAATACCTGGGGTTCTTTTTAAGAGTTAATTGGTATtcaaaaattctttttttagttttaaacaattttgatagtctaaactactaAAGTATTCTAatcaacaaaaagagaaattcaaaCTTGAATGCAAAAAAATGATTACACTACCCCGACCAATTGATATATCTATTCCGCATGTTATTTTCAGTATATTTATGTTACCTATGATAATGTGAGGTAGGAAGGGTATACCAAGAATGAGCATTTATCCTTTTTGTGCgaacatattatatatgtcCAATTTTAAAAGCTTTCCTGAGGCCCCAAAGTGGAAACTCACTATATACCTTCACAAAATTATCAATCCAAGCATGCCAACAAAGTTGTGATCACCAAAACGGaagcaaaaagaaatcaatcaAAAGGCAGAAACTCAAAgtcatgagagagagagagagagagagagagagagagagagagagagagagctgaccCAATCATGACAACCAAGCATGAAGTGATCTGCGCCACGAGTCCTATTCCAAAAGGGGTGTCTCGAAGAGATTACTCTCACGTAATCGGCCACAAAGTCCCTCAAAGGGGTGAGGTTGTAGGTGAGGGGCTTGTAGAGGTACTTTACCATCCAAGTCACACTGAAGGGCATGAAGTAAACATGAGCTCTTTTGGGGCTCTTGGTCTTGAACCTCCTGCCCACTGCCCCATTCTCCATTTCGTGTATGAACCTCCCTTCAATGGAGTATATGTCCTTGCATGGCCCATCGTGTGCCATTGGTGGGTCCCCCTCTGTGTACACATACACCTTgaatttcttctccatttcaAGGTAGCTCCTGCAAATCAATTGCAATGGACGCATACattatggaaaagaaaaatggagaagggTATATATGTCAATTCACGTTGTACTATGAATACAAAGGTAGCTCCTAATTAAGACTCTGAGTAACATCGGAGTTAATTAAATCCCATTCCTAATCATCAATCATGGCATAATCATAAATGAATTATCGATTACATTATAATTATGGCTCGAAAATAAAGATAACTATTACCGATTAATTAGCACAATCAAGTGCTAACACATTTGATTATACTGCATATGTAATTATGCACAGCAAAATCTTATTGAATGACtaagtctaattttttttttgtggtcgAAAATTGCTTTAGATAGAAACCCAAAAGACAAGGGCAGGCAAAAGTCAAGAAACAACAAAAGTACACGGGAAAGACCTTGACCGCACTATGGCTCAAGCGCAAGCCACCAATCAGAGATGAGGGCATGAGAGACCGTCAGAATTCAAAACACCAATCAGAGATGGTGGTGGCCGATTGGCCCAACTGTTAAGTTCCACCACTCTTCTTCCAATCGAAGCCGCCACATGGGACACTAAGTCTAATTAGCTTAGCACAATATAGTGAACCCATTTGATTGGATCGATGGGTGGCTCTATGTTATAATCAACATACTCCATTTTACTATTTAATTTGAGTAAATAGACTTCAAAATGTCAACTTCTAATAGTAGTTGTTTAGGTGGCTGAAAATTTGCCAGAAAAACTTGTATGGAACGAgaataacattattttgttatttttgaccAATCACAAATTATTAAGTGAAAAATTTATCACACATGACATACCGTGCTTAACTGAAAATAGCATAGTAGTGTTATGCCCgttttatataaatgtttcTCATAGAAGGGACCATAAACCCACAGATTAGCATATCGACTCCTGGTGACTTTGTGAGGCTTACAACTTATGGAGCCGGTTCGTGTGACCAGGTTAAGTTGGTGTCtctaatattattaatttaattatgtctaaaacaaaaataattaaaaaataattagcatgtataataaatattaaaggaAGGCGGCACCCAGAAGTATATACTCTTCTCGCCGGGTTCATCACTGCGCTTTTTCAGCAGCAATCATGTATCCGAGAGTGTGAGTGTGGGTTACGGCAGAGCAGAAATGAGTGCACACTCAAAACGTTGCCTTTCAAGCAAAGCATGCAAGTCAACAGCATTCATTAATCTGACGAAATCTGACgcttaattttccaattttgtcCTGTTCTTAAATTTAATTACTCCGACCGGAAAAAGAAAACGGGAACGAAACCAATTAAAGAGGTGGCTTAGGTAGGCTTACTGATAAAATGCGCCGGGGTTACGATACACAACTGATCCACCGGGAAATGAAACGTCGTCGTCGAATGTTGACGAACGGTTTGGGCTCCAGACCGCCCGGCGAATCGAAGCTCGCGCTCGCGCGAGGCCCTGTTCCAGCTCTTGCTCTCTGCTCGCTTTGGGTTTGGGGATTTTCCTCTGCATCAATCGATCATTAATTTCAGCAACAACGAAAAAGgttaaaagtaaataaaattacaGTAGAATAGAAATATAcggaaattttttataaacaaaaaactaaaagaagaCAGAGCTAGCTAAAATGAATAGAAACTGCAAATGGAATGGCGGTTCGAATTCTTGGATGGAAAATTGATGTGAAAGTGACGATGGAGCTTACAAGTAC
The window above is part of the Prunus dulcis chromosome 1, ALMONDv2, whole genome shotgun sequence genome. Proteins encoded here:
- the LOC117619312 gene encoding probable glycosyltransferase At5g25310, coding for MESRSFHVQYSLVSVLLSLCIASIIAVSMICGHHFDRSVRISGAELYQYGPVSIPLVELRSKVIAASDHHPINSNANRSSHLHRHLHINELVNQTVLRKIPKPKASREQELEQGLARARASIRRAVWSPNRSSTFDDDVSFPGGSVVYRNPGAFYQSYLEMEKKFKVYVYTEGDPPMAHDGPCKDIYSIEGRFIHEMENGAVGRRFKTKSPKRAHVYFMPFSVTWMVKYLYKPLTYNLTPLRDFVADYVRVISSRHPFWNRTRGADHFMLGCHDWAPHASAGNQFLYNTSIRVLCNANTSEGFNPQKDVSLPEIYLYGGNVPSKLISPPPPQIPRPYLGFFAGGLHGPIRPILLAHWKTRDEDLRVYEYLPEGEDYASMMLKSRFCLCPSGHEVASPRIVEAIYAECVPVILSEHYALPFSDVLRWEAFSVRVEVSEIWRLKEVLMAVPEEKYRWLVENLRVVRRHFELNQPAKRFDVFHMILHSVWLRRINLRFA